One window from the genome of Salvelinus fontinalis isolate EN_2023a chromosome 3, ASM2944872v1, whole genome shotgun sequence encodes:
- the LOC129842660 gene encoding calcium/calmodulin-dependent protein kinase type 1D-like isoform X1, whose protein sequence is MASCEGAGCDDRATMGRKEITCSWKKVINNIRDVFEFKQALGSGSFSEVYLVREKKTGNLYALKCLKKKHLSCSKLENEITVLKKIRHDNVVGLEDFYETRTYYYLVMQLVSGGELFDRIIDRGVYTEKDASCLVHQVLEAVNYLHENSIVHRDLKPENLLYFNSDENSKIMISDFGLSKMSDHGVMSTACGTPGYVAPEVLAQKPYSKAVDCWSIGVITYILLCGYPPFFEDNETRLFSKIMRADYAFHSPFWDNISESAKDFIRNMMQKHPKKRFSTEQALRHPWIIGKTARDQDIYESVSMQIQKNFAKSKWRQAFNATAAINHMKKLQLAHADPDAPLPPIPACNSQNTQQGVNNITAKDIDTNGNLPIPVCHVTPPEAQCRGLRDSHSEPRHTPVVMETCNAENCSLFVAAKSCDAIDRATNRNGHTMQTGVCSVM, encoded by the exons ATGGCCTCTTGTGAAG GTGCCGGCTGTGACGACAGAGCCACCATGGGTCGCAAAGAAATAACCTGCAGTTGGAAGAAAGTCATCAACAATATCAGAGATGTGTTCGAATTCAAACAAGCGCTGGGATC GGGTTCGTTCTCCGAGGTTTATCTGGTGAGAGAAAAGAAGACTGGAAACCTCTATGCCCTGAAGTGTCTGAAGAAAAAACACCTCAGCTGTAGCAAGCTAGAGAACGAGATCACTGTGCTGAagaa gATAAGGCACGACAATGTGGTTGGATTGGAAGACTTCTATGAAACTCGGACGTACTACTACCTTGTCATGCAGCT GGTGTCTGGTGGGGAGCTGTTTGACCGTATCATAGATCGGGGGGTGTACACAGAGAAGGATGCCAGCTGTCTGGTTCACCAAGTGCTGGAGGCTGTCAACTACCTTCACGAGAACAGCATAGTGCACAGGGACCTCAAg CCAGAGAACCTACTGTACTTCAACTCAGATGAGAACTCCAAGATCATGATCAGTGACTTTGGCCTGTCCAAGATGTCCGACCACGGAGTGATGTCCACAGCCTGCGGCACGCCAGgatatgttg CCCCTGAAGTTCTGGCTCAGAAACCCTACAGCAAGGCAGTGGACTGCTGGTCCATAGGAGTCATCACATACATCCT GCTGTGCGGCTACCCTCCGTTCTTTGAGGACAACGAGACCCGTCTGTTCTCGAAGATCATGAGGGCCGACTACGCTTTCCACTCGCCCTTCTGGGATAACATCTCAGAGTCAG CGAAGGACTTCATCCGGAACATGATGCAAAAGCACCCTAAGAAACGCTTCAGCACAGAACAGGCCCTCAGACACCCCTG GATCATTGGGAAGACAGCGAGGGATCAGGACATCTATGAATCAGTCAGCATGCAGATCCAGAAGAACTTTGCCAagtccaaatggagg CAAGCCTTCAACGCCACGGCAGCCATCAACCACATGAAGAAGCTGCAGTTGGCCCACGCCGACCCCGATGCCCCTCTCCCACCTATCCCCGCCTGCAACTCCCAGAATACTCAGCAGGGCGTCAACAACATCACCGCCAAGGACATCGACACCAACGGCAACCTCCCAATCCCAGTGTGTCACGTGACCCCTCCGGAGGCGCAGTGCCGGGGCCTGAGAGACAGTCACAGCGAGCCCAGGCACACACCGGTCGTTATGGAGACATGTAACGCAGAGAATTGCTCCTTGTTCGTGGCAGCTAAGAG CTGTGATGCTATTGACAGGGCGACCAATAGGAATGGGCACACCATGCAGACTGGGGTGTGTTCTGTTATGTGA
- the LOC129842660 gene encoding calcium/calmodulin-dependent protein kinase type 1D-like isoform X2, translating to MGRKEITCSWKKVINNIRDVFEFKQALGSGSFSEVYLVREKKTGNLYALKCLKKKHLSCSKLENEITVLKKIRHDNVVGLEDFYETRTYYYLVMQLVSGGELFDRIIDRGVYTEKDASCLVHQVLEAVNYLHENSIVHRDLKPENLLYFNSDENSKIMISDFGLSKMSDHGVMSTACGTPGYVAPEVLAQKPYSKAVDCWSIGVITYILLCGYPPFFEDNETRLFSKIMRADYAFHSPFWDNISESAKDFIRNMMQKHPKKRFSTEQALRHPWIIGKTARDQDIYESVSMQIQKNFAKSKWRQAFNATAAINHMKKLQLAHADPDAPLPPIPACNSQNTQQGVNNITAKDIDTNGNLPIPVCHVTPPEAQCRGLRDSHSEPRHTPVVMETCNAENCSLFVAAKSCDAIDRATNRNGHTMQTGVCSVM from the exons ATGGGTCGCAAAGAAATAACCTGCAGTTGGAAGAAAGTCATCAACAATATCAGAGATGTGTTCGAATTCAAACAAGCGCTGGGATC GGGTTCGTTCTCCGAGGTTTATCTGGTGAGAGAAAAGAAGACTGGAAACCTCTATGCCCTGAAGTGTCTGAAGAAAAAACACCTCAGCTGTAGCAAGCTAGAGAACGAGATCACTGTGCTGAagaa gATAAGGCACGACAATGTGGTTGGATTGGAAGACTTCTATGAAACTCGGACGTACTACTACCTTGTCATGCAGCT GGTGTCTGGTGGGGAGCTGTTTGACCGTATCATAGATCGGGGGGTGTACACAGAGAAGGATGCCAGCTGTCTGGTTCACCAAGTGCTGGAGGCTGTCAACTACCTTCACGAGAACAGCATAGTGCACAGGGACCTCAAg CCAGAGAACCTACTGTACTTCAACTCAGATGAGAACTCCAAGATCATGATCAGTGACTTTGGCCTGTCCAAGATGTCCGACCACGGAGTGATGTCCACAGCCTGCGGCACGCCAGgatatgttg CCCCTGAAGTTCTGGCTCAGAAACCCTACAGCAAGGCAGTGGACTGCTGGTCCATAGGAGTCATCACATACATCCT GCTGTGCGGCTACCCTCCGTTCTTTGAGGACAACGAGACCCGTCTGTTCTCGAAGATCATGAGGGCCGACTACGCTTTCCACTCGCCCTTCTGGGATAACATCTCAGAGTCAG CGAAGGACTTCATCCGGAACATGATGCAAAAGCACCCTAAGAAACGCTTCAGCACAGAACAGGCCCTCAGACACCCCTG GATCATTGGGAAGACAGCGAGGGATCAGGACATCTATGAATCAGTCAGCATGCAGATCCAGAAGAACTTTGCCAagtccaaatggagg CAAGCCTTCAACGCCACGGCAGCCATCAACCACATGAAGAAGCTGCAGTTGGCCCACGCCGACCCCGATGCCCCTCTCCCACCTATCCCCGCCTGCAACTCCCAGAATACTCAGCAGGGCGTCAACAACATCACCGCCAAGGACATCGACACCAACGGCAACCTCCCAATCCCAGTGTGTCACGTGACCCCTCCGGAGGCGCAGTGCCGGGGCCTGAGAGACAGTCACAGCGAGCCCAGGCACACACCGGTCGTTATGGAGACATGTAACGCAGAGAATTGCTCCTTGTTCGTGGCAGCTAAGAG CTGTGATGCTATTGACAGGGCGACCAATAGGAATGGGCACACCATGCAGACTGGGGTGTGTTCTGTTATGTGA
- the LOC129842783 gene encoding 60S ribosomal protein L10a-like — MSKVSRDMLYEVVKEVQAGSLAKPRKFTESVELQISLKNYDPQKDKRFSGTVRLKTTPRPKFSVCILGDQQHCDEAKAAELPHMDIEALKKLNKNKKMVKKLAKKYDAFLASESLIKQIPRILGPGLNKAGKFPSLLTHNENLNIKVDEVKSTIKFQMKKVLCLAVAVGHVKMSEEELVYNIHLAVNFLVSLLKKNWQNVRALYVKSTMGKPQRLY; from the exons ATGAG CAAGGTATCCAGGGATATGCTCTATGAGGTGGTCAAGGAGGTCCAGGCGGGATCTCTGGCCAAGCCACGCAA GTTCACGGAATCTGTAGAACTCCAGATCAGCTTGAAGAACTACGATCCCCAGAAAGACAAGCGTTTCTCTGGCACCGTCAG ACTGAAGACCACCCCCAGGCCCAAGTTCTCTGTGTGCATCCTGGGAGACCAGCAGCATTGTGATGAGGCAAAGGCTGCAGAGCTGCCACACATGGACATTGAAGCCCTCAAGAAGCTCAACAAGAACAAGAAAATGGTGAAGAAGCTGG CAAAGAAGTACGATGCCTTCCTGGCCTCTGAGTCTCTGATCAAACAGATCCCTCGTATCCTGGGGCCTGGGCTCAACAAGGCTGGCAAgttcccctccctcctcacccacaACGAGAATCTCAACATCAAGGTTGATGAGGTTAAGTCCACCATCAAGTTCCAGATGAAGAAG GTGCTGTGTCTGGCGGTGGCAGTGGGTCACGTGAAGATGTCTGAGGAAGAGCTGGTATACAACATCCACCTGGCGGTTAACTTCCTGGTGTCTCTACTGAAGAAGAACTGGCAGAACGTTCGTGCCCTCTACGTCAAGAGCACCATGGGAAAGCCCCAGCGCCTCTACTAG